AAATGATTTCAGACAGAATAGCAATTAAAGATGATGAGAATTTTTAATCACTGTTCTGTAGTGTCAAATTCGTATTTGGATTATTAAATGCTCCTGTTTTTGATCGTTTAAATAAAATTAATATTCCCACATTAGTATTATTTGGAAAAATGATTTGCTTTATTCCAAGTAAATCAATACATCAAACAACGACAGAGGAAATTGCTTTAATTGGATCATCACAAATAAAGACAACAAACTTTTACTATTAAATGATTGCGGACATTTTTTGCAGTATGAAAAGCCAGAAGAATTTGTTATCAGCTTTATCTCCATTCATAAAATAAATTTTAGAGTTACAAATAAAATTAGAAATTAATTAAAACTTTCTGAATATTTTTGATCACAGCTTGCGCAATTACATCTGCAACACTCTAAATAACTTAACATACTGCTTGATGATACTAAATGATAAATTGTGGCATCATCAGGTTCACGGAAAAATGTGACTTTAAAATACTTTTTCTATTCTCATCTCTTTCTCTTTTAATATATTCCATCGCGTTTGGCTTAGAATAATTAAAAACTTCCTGAACGTGTTTTAACCGTTGTTCAAGTGGAGCAACCAATCTTATGTAAAAAACAGTTCAGCGAATTTTGATATTATAATTGCACTACCCTACCAACTATTATTGTCTTTCCAAATTTTGCAAGTTGCAAAATTATTTCTATTGTTTTATGAATGATCGTCCATTCTGAAGGTTTAACACCAAGTAATTCATTTACCGCATCAGAAATATGACTGTATTTGTCTTCAACGGTAATATAGTTGGCAAAAACTTTTGGTAGTTGAAATTCTTCAATTACTTTATTCAGCAGTTCTTTATTAAAAATACGTCCATGGATTATCTGAATCCTTTGTTCTTGGCTGTAAAACTACTAATTAGTTTTTCAGAAACTTCGTATGAGCCAGAACCTGTCTGGCGAGATATTATGTCTAAGGAAAGATTTCTTTTTAAGTTCAGAATCTGAGGAATGGCTTAATGTATTGCTTACATTTTTCGTAAGAACCTATTGTTAACATAATACACCGTCCTTCCACTTTTATTTTTTGGGTAACGAGTATTTGTTTAGTTAAAGCACTATTTGCAGAATGTTTCCATTGATAGTTTAACATTTTTTTAATTAAAGTCAATCAAGTAAAGCTTCCTTTTATGGCTGAATACTAAACCAACTTTTAATTCTTTCTAATTCTAACCCGTTTGATGGATTGTGAAAATATTCATTCTTTGATTTATCATAAAATAATCTTTACTCCAATCATCCGCATTATGAACAATTTGTTTCATACCATCTAAAAAAAATATCTAGTTCTTTATCAGTCATTTGTTGGATGAATCGACATTCTTACCTTTCGGGCTTCTGGAAAGATCACCGTGATCAATTTTATCGGCAGTAATAACTTTAGAATGATTTGGATCAACGTGAAGTAAATAATGCCCATAGGTTCCAGCGCACGAACAACCGCCTCTAACTTGTACACCAAAACGATCGTTCAATAATTTTACAATTAAGTTGTAGTGGATATTTTCCACATAAAGAAATTGCGCCAAGTCTGTGTTCAATATTTTCAGCAAGTATGTGGAGTGTTGGAATTTTTTAAATCTTTTAAATACAGCTTTTACAGAACTCTTCCTCCCTAGCTCTAATTTTATCCAACACCCATTTTTCTTTTAACTTTATGCAAAGTGCTGCTTTAATAGTTTGAAGAAATGCAGGGTCCCACCGTCTTCACGGGCTTCTATGTTTGCTACAAATTTATGTTGTCCCCAGGGATTTGTCCAATCAACTGTGCCGCCACCAGGTAAATCAAGGGACTTTATTTTTATAAAGTTTGGAATCAAAAACTGGAGCTCAGGTTCCCAGTCCGCCTAAAAATTTATGAGGTGAAAAATAAACTGCATCAAGTTTAGCTTCAACATCAGAAGGATTGCATATCTATTTTAACGTACGGTGCAGAACAATGAAAATCTATAAAAAGAATTAACCACCGTACTGATGAATCATTTTTGACAGTTGATAATAATCCAGGCTCTATTCCTGTTACGTTTGAATGATAAGTAAATGCCGCAATTTTTAAGATTCTGTTTTTATACTTATCTAACTTTTTCTTAAAATCATTAAAATCAACTAAACCGGCTTCGTTGGGATTGATTACAATTACATCCGCAATCGTACTCCAACCATGTTTGTTTGATTTGAATGATGCTCCATATGAAGTTATAGATACAACGGGCTTTTTAATTCTGCAGGAAGTTTTAAATAATCCGCGCCTAGTTGTTCAGGAATTTTTAATCCAAGCAGCCTTTGGAATTTGCAAATAACAGTAGTCATTCCGGAACCAACTTCCAATTATTATATCATCTTTGTCACGCATTAACGTGCTCTTTAATAATTTTACTTAAGAGCTTCATGATATGCAAAAGTCATTGTTGTGCCCGTTACACTTGCCTCCAGAATGTGTGTTGCCAACAAGTGGGCCAAAAGTCTTGCAAAGTTTTTCTTCAATAGGCTTATACAATCTTCCGCTTGCAATCCCAATCGGCATAAGTGTAATTTTTTAGCGCCAAATGGTGTTTCAAATGATGTTTAAATTCCGATGATGTTTTTCGATATTGTGAAAAATATTCTTCTAATTCACTCATACTAAACCTTGTTCTTTCTTATGCGAAATATAGTAATTTGCTTAACAAGGGAATCATTGGATTTTTCGGTGAATCTTTTTAATTAAATTTAACAGCCTTTTTACCATTAGGAATATTTTATGAAACGTTTACCACAAAATATTATTTTGATAATATTAATGGCTAATAGTAGCTATTTTCCACAAAAAACGATATTAATTTAAAGGTGTTGACTCTGTAATCAATAAAGCTATTGATGATAAAGCTTTTCCCGAAGTGCAGTTGTATTAGTTTACAAAGATGGGAAGATTATTTATGAAAACCTTTCGGAAATTTTACTTATGAAAAACTTCACCAATGGTTACAGCAGAATACAATTTACGATTTAGCCTCGCTTTCAAAAGTAGTTGCCACTGCAACTGCGGCAATGCCTTGTTGTGATAGAAACTGTTTCGCTCATTGATAAGGTTGTAAAATACATTCCTGAGTTTGGCGTTAACGGAAAAGAAAATATAACAATAGGAAATTTGCTGATTCATAATTCAGGATTAACAGCGTGGAAAAATTTTACGAAAGAGATTTAACTCCAAATGAAGGATTTTAAAGGAAATTTATTCCTCTGAGTTAAGAATATAAAACTTCGGAGAAAAACAGTTTATTCTGATTTAGGAATCATAACACTTGGAAAATTATTGAAAAAGTAACCGAAAAAAACTTTAGATGTTTTTTGTAAAGATGAAATATTTATTCCGCTTAGTATGAACTCGACATTTTACAATCCAATTGATTCTGTAAAAAATTCTGCGCCAACCGAAATGAATTAATTATTGGAGAATGAAAACTTTACAGGGCGAAGTTCACGATGAAACTTCGGCTATGTTAAATGGAGTAGCAGGCCACGGGATGTTATTTTTCAACTGCTAATGATATTGCAAAACTAATGGATGTATTAATGAATAAAGAGAAGTTGGGTAACAAACAGTTTATTCAGCAGAGCACAGTTGAGTATTTTACAAAAAAGTATTCTAATGAA
The window above is part of the Ignavibacteriales bacterium genome. Proteins encoded here:
- a CDS encoding serine hydrolase; the encoded protein is MIETVSLIDKVVKYIPEFGVNGKENITIGNLLIHNSGLTAWKNFTKEI